From a single Planococcus shenhongbingii genomic region:
- a CDS encoding ABC transporter ATP-binding protein codes for MKNTVLKVKDLHVSFKTQTGKITAVRGVNFELKKGETLAIVGESGSGKSVTAKSIMRLLPKSTTEITKGDILYGDKSLLKLSNKEITNIRGSEISMVFQDPMTSLNPTMKVGKQIMEGLLRHENMSKSQARERALEMLKLVGIPKAEMRLDNYPHQFSGGMRQRVVIALALACNPKVLIADEPTTALDVTIQAQILDLMKDLQKKTDTAIILITHDLGVVANMADRVAVMYGGKIVEQGTLDEIFYNPKHPYTLGLLQSMPKMNEDRSQPLLPIAGSPPNLATLGEGCAFAARCPHTMKVCHTFTPPETVVGNDHHTAACWLQDPRTSKAEPEEMLVIN; via the coding sequence ATGAAAAATACTGTCCTGAAAGTTAAAGACCTGCATGTTTCATTTAAGACCCAAACCGGCAAAATCACGGCGGTGCGGGGCGTTAATTTTGAATTGAAAAAAGGCGAGACCTTGGCGATTGTAGGCGAATCCGGTTCCGGGAAATCCGTGACGGCCAAATCGATCATGCGCCTATTGCCAAAAAGTACGACGGAAATCACAAAAGGCGACATTTTGTATGGCGATAAAAGCCTGTTGAAGCTTTCCAATAAAGAAATCACCAACATCCGCGGTTCAGAGATTTCAATGGTGTTCCAAGATCCGATGACTTCATTGAATCCGACGATGAAAGTCGGCAAACAGATTATGGAAGGTCTGCTGCGCCATGAAAATATGTCGAAATCCCAAGCAAGGGAACGGGCGCTGGAAATGCTGAAACTCGTCGGCATCCCAAAAGCTGAAATGCGGCTGGATAATTATCCGCATCAATTTTCTGGCGGAATGCGGCAGCGTGTTGTTATTGCTTTGGCACTTGCCTGCAATCCGAAAGTGCTGATTGCGGATGAACCGACGACAGCTCTTGACGTAACGATTCAAGCACAGATTTTGGATTTAATGAAAGATCTGCAAAAGAAAACTGATACCGCGATTATTTTAATCACCCATGATTTAGGTGTAGTAGCGAATATGGCGGACCGGGTAGCAGTAATGTACGGAGGGAAAATCGTTGAACAAGGCACATTGGATGAAATCTTCTATAATCCGAAGCATCCCTATACGTTAGGCTTGCTGCAATCAATGCCGAAAATGAACGAAGACCGCTCTCAGCCGCTATTGCCGATTGCAGGGTCACCGCCAAACCTGGCGACGCTCGGGGAAGGCTGTGCGTTTGCAGCCCGCTGTCCGCATACAATGAAAGTCTGCCATACATTTACTCCGCCTGAAACGGTCGTAGGAAATGACCACCATACGGCGGCTTGCTGGCTGCAGGACCCGCGGACTTCAAAAGCGGAACCGGAGGAAATGCTAGTTATTAACTGA
- a CDS encoding transporter substrate-binding domain-containing protein, whose translation MKRNAVWVFVILLVISMLAACGSGDAKETAQGEKESNKDSVLSRIEESKELNVAFEGTYPPFNFIDDNDKYQGFDVDISNEIAERLGVKANFIATKWDGLIGGLKADKFDIIIGQMTVTEERKKSVDFTDPYVITGSVLVTREDTNDITKLEDIKGKKVGVGGGTTFEEVANSVDGAEVKLYKAVGDYIQDLTNKRLDVIINDQLLISYNIKEQGLPIKIASDILNKDEIGMAVNKGNEDFIEKVNVALGEMKEDGTYDEIYKKWFGTEPLAN comes from the coding sequence ATGAAGAGAAATGCTGTATGGGTGTTCGTCATTTTACTGGTTATCAGTATGCTGGCAGCTTGTGGTTCAGGAGATGCCAAGGAAACAGCGCAAGGGGAAAAAGAAAGCAATAAAGACAGCGTTCTTAGCCGGATTGAAGAATCAAAGGAATTGAATGTGGCTTTTGAGGGCACTTATCCGCCTTTTAACTTCATTGACGACAATGATAAATACCAAGGATTTGATGTAGACATTTCAAATGAAATCGCGGAGCGCCTTGGCGTTAAAGCAAATTTTATTGCAACTAAATGGGATGGATTGATTGGCGGATTGAAGGCCGATAAATTTGATATCATCATTGGTCAGATGACGGTAACAGAAGAACGGAAGAAAAGTGTCGATTTTACAGATCCATACGTCATCACCGGTTCAGTGCTCGTGACTCGTGAAGATACGAATGATATTACAAAACTTGAAGATATCAAAGGCAAAAAAGTCGGCGTCGGCGGCGGCACGACGTTTGAAGAAGTGGCAAACAGTGTCGACGGGGCTGAAGTGAAGTTATATAAAGCTGTCGGAGATTACATCCAGGACCTGACAAATAAACGCTTGGATGTGATTATCAATGATCAATTGCTCATCAGCTACAATATCAAGGAACAAGGCCTCCCAATCAAAATAGCCAGCGATATTTTAAATAAAGATGAAATCGGCATGGCGGTCAATAAAGGCAATGAAGACTTCATCGAAAAGGTGAACGTGGCATTGGGCGAAATGAAAGAAGACGGAACTTATGATGAAATCTATAAAAAATGGTTTGGGACAGAGCCATTAGCAAATTAA